The following are from one region of the Achromobacter xylosoxidans genome:
- a CDS encoding methyl-accepting chemotaxis protein, whose translation MRNASDLLEDSYRRTDRAMLPLLWLLFAVGLCMAPQYGRWGAAIAVGLAGAGIPSLLILWRPGRLSTRLTVACGLMVLAALHIHLMSGMAEIHFGIFVLLSLLLAYRDWRTILCAAVVIALHHLSFNFLQQWGYGTICFTEPSLPMVLLHAVYVVVQAAALGWLAWKMERAAVAAEELARLSAHIGREAGMFDLRFGGLSMDSRLGQSFKATMDAVHRTMSGVRTTATALSAASRDIMQDNQQLEERTRTQADSLQRTVTSMRDLAANVHDNATNAQHARELSDEARRIVDTGSTAVAGVAAVMGEIQQEAKKISEITGLIDSIAFQTNILALNAAVEAARAGESGRGFAVVATEVRALAQRSASAAREIRGLIDGSLTKTGDGFRQADHAAHVIREVVASIERVAGIVSQIGDAGRAQATDIDEVNQAVTQMDELTRQNAARVAQAADASTALQTQAAELLQAVGVFRLRDEPSPPIQAAPRVTHQGLAASAALAGG comes from the coding sequence ATGCGCAACGCAAGCGATTTGCTGGAAGACTCGTACCGCCGGACCGACCGGGCAATGTTGCCCCTGCTCTGGCTGCTGTTCGCCGTCGGACTGTGCATGGCCCCGCAGTACGGGCGTTGGGGCGCCGCCATCGCAGTCGGCCTGGCCGGCGCAGGCATTCCCTCGCTGCTGATACTCTGGCGACCCGGCCGGCTGAGCACGCGTTTGACCGTCGCCTGTGGCCTGATGGTGCTGGCCGCGCTCCATATCCATTTGATGTCCGGCATGGCCGAGATTCATTTCGGCATTTTCGTGCTGCTCTCACTGCTCCTGGCCTATCGCGACTGGCGCACGATCCTGTGCGCGGCAGTGGTCATCGCGCTGCACCACCTGTCGTTCAATTTCCTGCAACAGTGGGGCTACGGGACGATCTGCTTCACGGAACCCAGCCTGCCCATGGTGCTTCTGCATGCGGTCTACGTGGTGGTGCAGGCCGCCGCGCTGGGCTGGCTGGCCTGGAAAATGGAGCGGGCCGCGGTAGCAGCCGAGGAACTGGCCCGGCTCAGCGCGCATATAGGCCGCGAGGCCGGCATGTTCGACTTGCGCTTCGGCGGCTTGAGCATGGATAGCCGCCTGGGGCAGAGCTTCAAAGCCACGATGGATGCCGTGCACCGGACCATGAGCGGGGTCCGGACCACCGCAACCGCCCTCTCGGCAGCGTCGCGCGACATCATGCAGGACAACCAGCAACTGGAGGAACGCACCCGCACCCAGGCCGATTCGCTGCAGCGCACCGTGACATCCATGCGCGACCTGGCGGCGAACGTCCACGACAACGCCACCAATGCGCAGCATGCCCGTGAACTGAGCGACGAAGCCCGGCGCATCGTCGACACCGGCAGCACGGCTGTCGCCGGCGTCGCGGCCGTGATGGGAGAAATCCAGCAAGAGGCCAAGAAGATTTCCGAGATTACCGGCTTGATCGACAGCATCGCCTTCCAGACCAACATCCTCGCCTTGAACGCGGCGGTGGAAGCGGCCCGCGCCGGCGAAAGCGGACGTGGCTTCGCCGTCGTGGCCACCGAGGTGCGCGCGCTGGCGCAACGCAGCGCCAGCGCCGCGCGCGAAATCCGCGGCCTGATCGACGGTTCGCTGACCAAGACCGGCGACGGGTTCCGCCAGGCCGACCATGCCGCCCACGTGATCCGCGAAGTCGTGGCCAGTATCGAGCGCGTGGCCGGCATCGTCAGCCAGATCGGCGACGCGGGACGCGCGCAGGCCACTGACATCGACGAAGTCAACCAGGCGGTGACCCAGATGGACGAGCTGACCCGGCAGAATGCGGCCCGGGTCGCGCAAGCCGCGGACGCCTCTACCGCCTTGCAAACACAGGCGGCCGAACTGTTGCAAGCCGTGGGCGTGTTTCGCCTGCGGGATGAGCCGTCGCCGCCAATACAGGCAGCGCCGCGGGTGACGCATCAGGGGCTCGCCGCGTCGGCGGCGCTGGCAGGCGGCTGA
- the truA gene encoding tRNA pseudouridine(38-40) synthase TruA, which produces MSRVALGLAYDGSAWQGWQTQPHRQTVQDTLEAALGSFCGVEGPVATICAGRTDTGVHGAMQVVHLDTELDRRMESWVRGVNAFLPPSISVQWAQPVSDEFHARFSARARTYVYLLWRGRVRPALWAGRAGWCFQPLDVDAMRAAANALLGEHDFSSFRSSQCQAKHPVRHLYRLDIDERGPFLVFTLKANAFLHHMVRNIMGALLQIGQGRESVDWMAQLLSWRDRKRGAPTFAPDGLYLSAIDYPEAFGLDELDGGSQLLSPFTQTY; this is translated from the coding sequence ATGTCTAGAGTTGCATTGGGGCTGGCGTATGACGGCTCCGCCTGGCAGGGTTGGCAGACACAGCCGCATCGGCAAACGGTGCAGGACACGCTGGAGGCCGCCCTGGGCAGTTTTTGTGGTGTGGAAGGGCCGGTCGCGACCATCTGCGCCGGCCGTACGGACACCGGTGTGCACGGCGCGATGCAGGTAGTCCATCTGGACACCGAGCTCGATCGCCGGATGGAATCCTGGGTCCGGGGGGTGAATGCCTTCCTGCCACCCAGTATTTCGGTCCAGTGGGCGCAGCCGGTATCGGACGAATTCCACGCGCGATTTTCCGCGCGCGCCCGCACCTACGTTTATCTGTTGTGGCGCGGCCGCGTTCGGCCTGCGTTGTGGGCCGGGCGGGCTGGCTGGTGTTTTCAGCCGCTGGACGTCGATGCCATGCGGGCCGCGGCAAACGCCTTGCTGGGCGAGCATGACTTTTCCAGCTTCCGTTCCTCGCAATGCCAGGCCAAGCATCCCGTGCGTCATCTCTACCGGCTGGACATCGATGAACGCGGGCCGTTCCTGGTGTTCACCCTGAAGGCCAATGCCTTCCTGCATCATATGGTGCGCAACATCATGGGCGCACTATTGCAGATCGGGCAAGGGCGCGAATCGGTGGACTGGATGGCGCAGTTGCTGTCCTGGCGCGACCGCAAGCGGGGCGCGCCGACCTTCGCGCCCGATGGGCTGTACCTGTCCGCCATCGATTATCCGGAAGCGTTCGGCCTGGATGAGCTCGACGGGGGATCGCAGTTGCTGTCGCCGTTTACTCAAACCTATTAG
- a CDS encoding phosphoribosylanthranilate isomerase: protein MRTRIKICGLTREQDIDAAVAAGVDAIGFVFYAKSKRCLTPTRAAQLRRMVPAFVDVVALFVNAQEAEVQAVLDQVKPELLQFHGDETPQDCARYGHRFLRAFRAGAPGLDTAESLASSCRAYGEAAGWLFDSYSAGYGGSGHGFDYTLLDEVRADPVSRPLILSGGLNAENVGQAVELVRPWAVDVSSGVELEQGIKSSDRISFFVAAAQAADAKLKGN from the coding sequence ATGCGCACACGCATCAAGATCTGTGGATTGACCCGGGAACAGGACATCGACGCCGCCGTTGCGGCGGGCGTCGATGCGATCGGTTTTGTGTTTTACGCCAAGAGCAAGCGTTGCCTGACGCCGACGCGCGCAGCTCAGTTGCGGCGCATGGTGCCGGCCTTTGTCGACGTGGTGGCCTTGTTCGTGAATGCGCAAGAGGCCGAGGTGCAGGCCGTGCTGGACCAGGTCAAGCCGGAGCTGCTGCAGTTCCATGGCGATGAAACGCCGCAGGATTGCGCGCGCTACGGTCATCGCTTTCTAAGGGCATTCCGTGCCGGCGCGCCCGGCCTGGATACCGCGGAAAGCCTGGCCTCTTCGTGCCGCGCCTATGGCGAAGCCGCGGGCTGGCTGTTCGACAGCTACAGCGCGGGATACGGCGGCAGCGGCCATGGCTTCGACTACACCCTGTTAGACGAGGTGAGGGCCGATCCGGTGTCGCGGCCCCTGATTCTGTCGGGCGGCTTGAACGCAGAAAACGTCGGGCAGGCGGTGGAATTGGTCAGGCCTTGGGCGGTCGACGTGAGTAGCGGCGTGGAGCTTGAGCAAGGAATTAAAAGTTCTGATAGAATCTCGTTCTTCGTTGCTGCAGCGCAAGCGGCAGACGCGAAGCTGAAGGGAAATTAG
- a CDS encoding LysE family translocator, protein MTPLASILAILGALWLGAMLPGPSFIIVARKAIGQSRWDGLASAFGMGAGGMLFAGLALAGLYSLLQSVEWLYVTLKIAGGAYLLHIAGRIWRSAKQPFALPGGAAVASRNGRSSFWIGLTTQLSNPKTAIWYGSIFAALLPQHPPAWIYFALPPLVFLVEFGWYAIVALCFSTKGPREVYLRAKKWIDRGAAGVISALGLRLILNAPKNGL, encoded by the coding sequence ATGACTCCTCTCGCATCCATACTCGCGATTCTCGGTGCACTGTGGCTCGGAGCCATGTTGCCCGGGCCAAGTTTCATCATCGTCGCGCGCAAGGCCATCGGCCAGTCCCGCTGGGACGGCCTGGCCTCGGCCTTCGGCATGGGCGCAGGCGGCATGCTGTTCGCCGGCCTGGCGCTGGCGGGCCTGTATTCTCTGCTGCAAAGCGTGGAATGGCTTTATGTCACGCTGAAAATCGCAGGCGGCGCCTATCTGCTTCACATCGCTGGCCGGATCTGGCGTAGCGCCAAGCAACCTTTCGCCTTGCCCGGTGGCGCCGCCGTGGCCTCTCGCAATGGACGGAGTTCCTTCTGGATCGGACTGACGACCCAGTTAAGCAATCCCAAAACTGCGATCTGGTATGGAAGCATTTTCGCCGCGTTGCTGCCCCAGCACCCGCCGGCATGGATTTACTTCGCGCTGCCGCCGCTGGTATTCCTGGTCGAGTTCGGCTGGTATGCCATCGTGGCGCTTTGCTTTTCGACCAAAGGCCCGCGAGAAGTTTATTTGCGCGCGAAGAAATGGATAGATAGAGGTGCTGCGGGCGTCATTTCCGCGCTGGGGTTACGCCTTATCCTGAACGCGCCCAAGAATGGGCTGTAA
- a CDS encoding IlvD/Edd family dehydratase has protein sequence MSQTPRKLRSQKWFDDPAHADMTAIYVERYLNYGLTRQELQSGRPIIGIAQTGSDLAPCNRHHLALAERIKAGIRDAGGIPMEFPVHPLAEQGRRPTAALDRNLAYLGLVEILHGYPLDGVVLTTGCDKTTPACLMAAATVDIPAIVLSGGPMLDGWHDGQRVGSGTVIWHARNLMAAGKLDYEGFMTLATASSPSIGHCNTMGTALSMNSLAEALGMSLPTCASIPAPYRERGQMAYATGLRICDMVREDLRPSHILTRQAFENAIVVASALGASSNCPPHLIAIARHTGIDLSLDDWQRLGEDVPLLVNCVPAGEHLGEGFHRAGGVPAVLHELAAAGRLHTDCGTVSGKTIGEIAATAKTNNADVIRSCDAPLKHRAGFIVLSGNFFDSAIIKMSVVGEAFRRAYLSEPGSENAFEARAIVFEGPEDYHARIEDPALNIDEHCILVIRGAGTVGYPGSAEVVNMAPPSHLLKRGIDSLPCLGDGRQSGTSASPSILNMSPEAAVGGGLALLRTGDRIRVDLNQRSVTALVDEAEMERRKLEPPYQAPASQTPWQELYRQLVGQLSTGGCLEPATLYLKVVETRGDPRHSH, from the coding sequence ATGTCCCAGACTCCCCGCAAACTGCGCAGCCAGAAGTGGTTCGATGATCCGGCGCACGCCGACATGACGGCCATCTATGTCGAGCGCTATCTCAACTACGGCCTGACGCGCCAGGAACTGCAATCGGGGCGGCCGATCATCGGCATCGCCCAGACCGGCAGCGACCTGGCGCCCTGCAACCGGCATCATCTGGCGCTGGCCGAGCGCATCAAGGCCGGCATCCGCGACGCGGGCGGCATCCCCATGGAGTTTCCCGTGCACCCGCTGGCCGAACAGGGCCGGCGCCCCACCGCCGCGCTGGACCGCAACCTGGCCTACCTCGGCCTGGTCGAGATCCTGCACGGCTATCCGCTGGACGGCGTGGTCCTGACGACCGGTTGCGACAAGACCACGCCCGCCTGCCTCATGGCCGCGGCCACCGTCGACATTCCCGCCATCGTGCTGTCCGGCGGACCGATGCTGGACGGCTGGCACGACGGCCAGCGCGTCGGCTCCGGCACCGTCATCTGGCATGCGCGCAACCTGATGGCCGCGGGCAAGCTGGACTACGAAGGCTTCATGACGCTGGCCACGGCGTCGTCGCCATCCATCGGCCACTGCAACACCATGGGCACGGCGCTGTCGATGAACTCGCTGGCCGAAGCGTTGGGCATGTCGCTGCCCACCTGCGCCAGCATTCCCGCGCCCTACCGCGAACGCGGCCAGATGGCCTACGCCACCGGGCTGCGCATCTGCGACATGGTGCGCGAGGACTTGCGCCCGTCCCATATCCTGACGCGCCAGGCTTTCGAGAACGCCATCGTCGTGGCCTCGGCGCTGGGCGCCTCCAGCAACTGCCCGCCGCATCTCATCGCCATCGCCCGCCACACTGGCATAGACCTGAGCCTGGACGACTGGCAGCGCTTGGGCGAAGACGTGCCGCTGCTGGTCAACTGCGTGCCTGCGGGCGAGCATCTGGGCGAGGGCTTTCACCGCGCGGGCGGCGTCCCGGCGGTGTTGCATGAACTGGCGGCGGCCGGCCGCCTGCATACCGATTGCGGCACCGTGTCCGGCAAGACCATCGGCGAGATCGCGGCCACGGCCAAGACCAACAATGCCGATGTCATCCGCAGCTGCGACGCGCCGCTCAAGCACCGCGCGGGATTCATCGTCCTGTCCGGCAATTTCTTCGACAGCGCGATCATCAAGATGTCGGTCGTGGGCGAAGCCTTCCGCCGCGCCTACCTGTCGGAGCCCGGTTCGGAGAACGCCTTCGAAGCGCGTGCCATCGTCTTCGAAGGCCCGGAGGACTACCACGCGCGCATCGAAGACCCTGCCCTGAACATCGACGAGCATTGCATCCTGGTGATTCGCGGCGCCGGCACCGTGGGCTACCCGGGCAGCGCCGAAGTGGTCAACATGGCCCCGCCCTCGCATCTGCTCAAGCGCGGCATAGACTCGCTGCCCTGCCTGGGCGACGGCCGCCAGAGCGGCACCTCGGCCAGCCCGTCCATCCTGAACATGTCTCCGGAGGCTGCGGTGGGCGGAGGCCTGGCGCTATTGCGCACGGGCGACCGCATCCGTGTCGACCTGAACCAGCGTTCGGTCACCGCGCTGGTGGACGAAGCCGAAATGGAACGCCGCAAGCTGGAACCGCCGTACCAGGCGCCGGCTTCGCAGACGCCCTGGCAAGAACTCTACCGGCAATTGGTCGGTCAGCTTTCGACCGGCGGCTGCCTGGAGCCTGCGACGCTGTACCTGAAAGTGGTGGAAACGCGGGGCGATCCCCGCCATTCGCACTGA
- a CDS encoding YbaN family protein → MMRVLWLCLGCLMLALGVIGAFLPVMPTTIFLILAVACFSRSSPRLEKWLLDSPTYGPALRAWRDQGAVSRKGKTYACLGMAVGYVLFWWGAHPSWMLAVAVAVFFLASAAYVVTRPAPQGPQAGSGQAPQ, encoded by the coding sequence ATGATGAGAGTACTGTGGCTCTGCCTGGGTTGCCTGATGCTGGCATTGGGTGTGATCGGCGCGTTTCTGCCCGTCATGCCGACGACCATATTCCTGATCCTGGCGGTCGCCTGCTTTTCGCGCTCTTCGCCGCGGCTGGAGAAGTGGCTGCTGGATAGCCCGACCTACGGTCCCGCGCTGCGCGCCTGGCGGGACCAGGGCGCCGTGTCGCGCAAGGGCAAGACCTACGCCTGCCTGGGCATGGCCGTGGGCTACGTGCTGTTCTGGTGGGGCGCGCATCCGTCGTGGATGCTGGCCGTCGCCGTCGCCGTGTTTTTCCTGGCCAGCGCGGCCTACGTCGTTACGCGGCCGGCTCCGCAAGGGCCGCAAGCCGGCAGCGGCCAGGCCCCCCAATAG
- a CDS encoding TRAP transporter small permease, producing MQASPPGRPGGTPLARAANWCFALQTWLMVACLAVMVVLLFGNVALRYLFNSGINVSDEISRLAFVWMIFLGSVIALRSHQHIGVTMLVERFGPAARRASHVFCQLLTLWVLWLMAEGSWTQTVIGLDTVLPVTGMSLAVFNAAALYAAAAMGILTLIDLVRVLAGGPLPAESSPEDPLV from the coding sequence ATGCAAGCTTCCCCCCCGGGGCGGCCTGGCGGCACGCCGCTGGCCCGCGCCGCCAATTGGTGCTTCGCGCTGCAGACCTGGCTGATGGTGGCCTGTCTGGCCGTCATGGTGGTGCTGCTGTTCGGCAACGTCGCGCTGCGCTACCTGTTCAATTCCGGCATCAACGTCTCCGACGAGATCTCCCGGCTGGCCTTCGTCTGGATGATCTTCCTGGGTTCGGTGATAGCGCTGCGCTCGCATCAGCACATCGGCGTCACCATGCTGGTGGAACGCTTCGGCCCCGCCGCCCGCCGCGCTTCGCACGTGTTCTGCCAGTTGCTGACGCTGTGGGTGCTGTGGCTGATGGCCGAGGGCAGCTGGACCCAGACCGTCATCGGCCTGGACACGGTGCTGCCTGTGACCGGCATGTCGCTGGCGGTGTTCAACGCCGCGGCGCTCTATGCGGCTGCCGCCATGGGCATCCTGACCTTGATCGATCTGGTGCGCGTCCTTGCGGGCGGGCCCTTGCCGGCGGAATCCAGCCCCGAAGACCCGCTGGTCTGA
- a CDS encoding TRAP transporter large permease: MILTVFLLVLLGLIALGMPIAFALLLSAIAMMFQLDFFDTQILAQNMLSGANSFTLMAVPLFMLAGELMNAGGISRRIVNLASTFVGHIQGGLGYVAIFASVLLAALSGSAVADAAALGSLLIPMLRERGYDAGQASGLIAAGGIIAPIIPPSISFIIFGVATNVSITKLFFAGIAPGLMMGLTLVAVWTWVARKHGSIKPSPREPWSKRWKALRESLWALMLPVIIIGGLRGGIFTPTEAAVVAAVYALLVSLFVYREISVRDLAPLFINAASTTAIVMFLVAAAMVSSYMITLADMPQDLIALLEPVLDQPKLLMFALLVLLTLVGTVMDLTPTILILAPVLMPVVTKAGIDPVYFGVMFVMVGCVGLLTPPVGTVLNVVCGVARINMETICRGVWRYVVAYTLLLVLLVIFPELITVPARWMH; this comes from the coding sequence ATGATCCTGACCGTCTTCCTGCTCGTGCTGCTGGGGCTGATCGCCCTCGGCATGCCTATCGCCTTCGCGCTGCTGCTCAGCGCGATCGCCATGATGTTCCAGCTGGACTTTTTCGATACCCAGATCCTGGCGCAGAACATGCTGTCTGGCGCCAACAGCTTCACCCTCATGGCGGTGCCGCTTTTCATGCTGGCCGGCGAACTGATGAACGCCGGCGGCATTTCGCGCCGCATCGTCAATCTGGCCAGCACCTTCGTGGGCCACATCCAGGGCGGCCTGGGCTATGTCGCCATCTTCGCCAGCGTGCTGCTGGCCGCGCTGTCCGGCTCGGCCGTGGCCGACGCCGCGGCGCTGGGCTCGCTGCTCATTCCCATGCTGCGCGAAAGAGGCTACGACGCGGGCCAGGCCTCGGGGCTGATCGCGGCCGGCGGCATCATCGCGCCCATCATTCCGCCCTCGATCTCGTTCATCATCTTCGGCGTCGCCACCAACGTGTCGATCACCAAGCTGTTCTTCGCCGGCATCGCGCCCGGGCTGATGATGGGCCTGACCCTGGTTGCGGTCTGGACCTGGGTGGCGCGCAAGCACGGCAGCATCAAGCCCTCGCCGCGCGAGCCGTGGAGCAAGCGCTGGAAGGCGCTGCGCGAATCGCTGTGGGCCCTGATGTTGCCCGTCATCATCATCGGCGGCCTGCGCGGCGGCATCTTCACGCCGACCGAGGCAGCCGTCGTCGCCGCGGTCTACGCGTTGCTGGTGAGCCTGTTCGTCTACCGGGAAATCAGCGTGCGCGACCTGGCGCCGCTCTTCATCAACGCCGCCAGTACCACCGCCATCGTCATGTTCCTGGTGGCCGCCGCCATGGTCTCGTCCTACATGATCACCCTGGCCGACATGCCGCAGGACCTGATCGCGTTGCTGGAACCCGTACTGGACCAGCCCAAGCTGCTGATGTTCGCCCTGCTGGTGCTGCTGACGCTGGTAGGCACGGTGATGGACCTGACGCCCACCATCCTGATCCTGGCGCCGGTGCTGATGCCTGTGGTCACCAAGGCCGGGATCGACCCGGTCTATTTCGGCGTGATGTTCGTCATGGTGGGTTGCGTGGGCCTGCTGACGCCGCCGGTGGGCACCGTGCTCAACGTGGTCTGCGGCGTCGCCCGCATCAATATGGAAACCATCTGCAGGGGCGTGTGGCGCTACGTCGTCGCCTACACGCTGCTGCTGGTCCTGCTGGTGATCTTCCCCGAGCTGATCACCGTCCCCGCACGCTGGATGCATTAG
- a CDS encoding TRAP transporter substrate-binding protein — protein MITRFKTRMLVLATALSCAIAGVASAADVKPRLIRFGYGLNEESVQGRAARHLAQELEKISGGKLKMKTFGSANLGSDEQMQSALVGGVQEMMVGSTAPLAGMVKEFGVFDLPFLFNSEKEADAVLDGPMGQDMLKKLEAKGIVGLVYWENGFRNMTNSKRPIARAEDLQGIKLRVMQNQIALGVFNTLGANAVPMPFSELFTALETRTVDGQENPITTIQSSKFYEVQPYLTITRHVYTPWVVLASKKWWDTLSPEEQKLIRQAAASSRDFERQDSRADSQKAMTTLEKAGMKINTVSPEEIARMRQKVQPVVDKYTQDLGPELVKQLNDEIQKARN, from the coding sequence ATGATCACCCGTTTCAAGACCCGCATGCTTGTCCTGGCGACGGCGCTGTCCTGCGCTATCGCCGGCGTCGCGTCCGCCGCCGACGTCAAACCGCGCCTGATCCGTTTCGGCTACGGCCTGAACGAGGAAAGCGTCCAGGGACGCGCCGCGCGCCACCTGGCGCAGGAGCTGGAAAAAATCAGCGGCGGCAAGCTCAAGATGAAGACCTTCGGCTCGGCCAACCTGGGCTCGGACGAACAGATGCAAAGCGCGCTGGTGGGCGGCGTGCAGGAAATGATGGTGGGATCCACCGCGCCCCTGGCCGGCATGGTCAAGGAGTTCGGCGTGTTCGACCTGCCCTTCCTCTTCAACAGCGAAAAGGAAGCGGACGCCGTGCTGGACGGCCCGATGGGTCAGGACATGCTGAAGAAGCTGGAAGCCAAGGGCATCGTCGGCCTGGTCTATTGGGAAAACGGCTTTCGCAACATGACCAATTCCAAGCGCCCCATCGCGCGCGCGGAAGACCTGCAAGGCATCAAGCTGCGCGTGATGCAGAACCAGATCGCGCTGGGCGTCTTCAACACGCTGGGCGCCAACGCCGTGCCCATGCCGTTCTCCGAACTGTTCACCGCGCTGGAAACCCGCACCGTGGACGGCCAGGAAAACCCCATCACCACCATCCAGAGCAGCAAGTTCTACGAGGTGCAGCCCTATCTGACCATTACTCGCCACGTCTACACGCCCTGGGTGGTGCTGGCGTCCAAGAAATGGTGGGACACCCTGTCGCCGGAAGAACAGAAGCTGATCCGCCAGGCCGCAGCATCCTCGCGCGACTTTGAACGCCAGGACAGCCGCGCCGATTCGCAGAAGGCCATGACCACGCTGGAGAAGGCTGGCATGAAGATCAATACGGTATCGCCCGAAGAGATCGCGCGCATGCGCCAGAAGGTGCAGCCGGTGGTCGACAAGTACACGCAGGACCTCGGCCCCGAGCTGGTCAAGCAGCTCAACGACGAAATCCAGAAGGCGCGCAACTAG
- a CDS encoding TRAP transporter substrate-binding protein, with product MQRRAFLKQTALGGAALVAPAFAQEVPSTEENASAVPSEPPSAPQEAPASPPPAPVAAPEAPAVVAAPSKVAWRLASSFPNESPTLFAGAEDVARYVNEVTDGRFSIEIFPAGDLVQPGQVLEAVQHRVVDCGHTASTRYFDIDPALCFDAGVPFGLNTRQMNAWMTQGEGLALTRVLFDKYNILNFPCGYTGAQMGGWFRGEIKTVDDLRGLKVKAGGFARHVLARMGATPVDVPVAEAYGALEQGVVDAVAWIGPYDDENLALYKVARNYYFPGWWAGTLQLSLYVNQDAYDELPKPYQSALTLACRMATANMIAKYDAGNPDALRRLVSRGAQLKAFPKPVLQASYEASLAAYQEMSAKDPMFKKLYDSMAAFRDKETPWFRLAEGSFDNLVATMGQPAA from the coding sequence ATGCAACGCCGCGCGTTTTTGAAGCAGACCGCCCTGGGCGGCGCCGCCCTGGTCGCTCCGGCGTTCGCGCAGGAAGTCCCGTCGACCGAGGAAAACGCCAGCGCTGTCCCGTCGGAACCGCCGTCGGCTCCGCAAGAGGCTCCGGCCAGTCCGCCGCCCGCTCCGGTGGCCGCGCCCGAAGCGCCCGCGGTGGTGGCAGCCCCATCCAAAGTCGCATGGCGGCTGGCCTCCAGTTTTCCCAACGAGTCTCCCACCTTGTTCGCCGGCGCCGAAGACGTGGCGCGTTACGTGAACGAGGTGACCGACGGGCGCTTCAGCATCGAGATCTTTCCCGCCGGCGACCTGGTGCAGCCGGGCCAGGTGCTGGAAGCCGTGCAGCACCGCGTCGTCGATTGCGGCCATACGGCGTCGACCCGCTACTTCGATATCGACCCGGCGCTGTGCTTTGACGCCGGCGTGCCGTTCGGCCTGAACACGCGGCAGATGAATGCGTGGATGACGCAGGGCGAAGGCCTGGCGCTCACGCGCGTGCTGTTCGACAAGTACAACATCCTGAACTTTCCCTGCGGCTATACCGGCGCGCAGATGGGCGGCTGGTTTCGCGGGGAAATCAAGACCGTGGACGACCTGCGGGGGCTCAAGGTGAAGGCCGGCGGGTTCGCCCGCCATGTGCTGGCGCGGATGGGCGCGACGCCCGTGGACGTTCCGGTGGCCGAAGCCTATGGCGCGCTGGAGCAGGGCGTCGTGGACGCCGTGGCGTGGATCGGCCCGTACGACGATGAAAACCTGGCTCTCTATAAAGTGGCCAGGAATTACTATTTTCCGGGCTGGTGGGCGGGCACGCTGCAGCTGTCCTTGTATGTGAACCAGGACGCCTACGACGAGTTGCCCAAGCCGTATCAGTCCGCTTTGACGCTGGCATGCCGCATGGCGACTGCCAACATGATCGCCAAGTACGACGCTGGCAATCCGGACGCGCTGCGCCGGCTGGTGTCGCGCGGTGCGCAGTTGAAGGCGTTTCCCAAGCCGGTCCTGCAGGCGAGCTACGAGGCGTCGCTGGCCGCCTACCAGGAAATGAGCGCCAAGGATCCCATGTTCAAGAAGCTGTACGACAGCATGGCGGCGTTTCGTGACAAGGAAACGCCCTGGTTCCGTCTGGCCGAGGGCAGTTTCGACAATCTCGTGGCCACCATGGGCCAGCCCGCCGCGTAG